One Pseudomonadota bacterium genomic region harbors:
- a CDS encoding LacI family transcriptional regulator, with the protein MKTPKVTTQTIAQATGLSLATVSRALAGSSQVLPGTRARVLEAAKALNFVRDRAAVRLKTGKTQVLAFLVNRSDANQPAFKDLMLGISDALQDTDYHLIVMPDGLDGNRLKTLRYVVENKLADGLVITHTTPDDERVRYLQEAQLPFVTHGRTRTLAEHLGETTHSVYSGLIDQMHSPVGNTPRRSLDETVSTADGAVKNASSVATGAKAAAKASLDISSRFADVEALHQATLRLTSS; encoded by the coding sequence ATGAAAACCCCTAAAGTCACCACCCAAACCATTGCCCAGGCTACCGGGCTGTCGCTCGCCACCGTGTCGCGCGCACTCGCCGGCAGCTCCCAGGTACTACCGGGCACGCGGGCGCGGGTGCTGGAAGCGGCCAAGGCGCTGAACTTTGTGCGCGACCGCGCGGCGGTGCGTCTTAAAACCGGCAAAACCCAGGTGCTGGCTTTTTTGGTGAACCGCTCGGACGCCAACCAACCCGCCTTCAAGGACTTGATGCTGGGCATCAGCGACGCCTTGCAGGACACGGATTACCACCTTATCGTGATGCCCGATGGGCTGGATGGCAACCGCCTCAAGACCTTGCGTTATGTGGTGGAAAACAAGCTGGCCGATGGCCTGGTCATCACCCACACCACGCCGGACGACGAGCGGGTGCGCTATTTGCAAGAGGCGCAACTGCCTTTTGTGACGCATGGGCGCACGCGCACGCTTGCCGAACACCTCGGGGAAACCACACACAGCGTCTATTCTGGTCTGATTGACCAGATGCACAGTCCGGTAGGCAACACACCTCGACGCTCGCTCGACGAGACTGTCTCAACTGCTGACGGAGCCGTAAAAAATGCCAGCAGCGTAGCAACTGGCGCAAAGGCCGCGGCAAAGGCCAGCCTTGACATCTCGTCGAGGTTTGCCGACGTAGAAGCCCTGCATCAAGCCACACTGCGCCTGACCAGCAGCTAG
- a CDS encoding IS1182 family transposase has product MRRKFKAYDPDQLFLLPPDLRDWLPSNHLAYFFNDVVEQLDLSPIYAAYPDDMGQPPYDPTMMLKVWLYGFSQGIRSSRRLEKALHEIVAFRILSGNQQPDHWTLSDYRRRHLKAMEPLFAQSIQLAVEAGLVSGRHVAIDGTKVKAHASKHAAMSYLRMGIEEKRLREQVRRYFDEVEANDREEDRLFGKGRGDELPEWLDTAEKRLEAIKKAKKALEERARQKAEDKDETSTDDAPKPPVAPKRQRKPQARPEPKDQLNFTDPDSRIMRNSDKAFVQAYNAQIAVDSDHQIIVAATLTNQAADNPHLIPLVNQMVEHIGVPTEISADAGYWSETNLQHLDTFGIESFIPAEKIRHTEWRERIAPRGRPPANATRRQRMARKLSTKRGRARYTLRQTTVEPTFGQIKEGRGLRQFLLRGLEKVPGLWHLECLVHNLIKIFRAGGQYAPAR; this is encoded by the coding sequence ATGCGCCGAAAGTTCAAGGCATACGACCCTGACCAACTGTTCCTGCTGCCACCGGATCTGAGAGACTGGCTGCCGTCGAACCATCTGGCATACTTCTTCAATGACGTGGTCGAGCAACTCGACCTGTCGCCGATCTATGCCGCCTATCCCGACGACATGGGCCAACCGCCGTACGACCCGACGATGATGCTGAAGGTGTGGCTGTACGGCTTCAGCCAGGGCATCCGGTCGTCGCGGCGTCTCGAGAAAGCGCTGCACGAGATCGTGGCGTTCCGCATCCTCAGCGGCAACCAGCAGCCCGACCACTGGACGTTGAGCGACTACCGGCGCCGTCACCTGAAGGCGATGGAGCCGCTCTTCGCACAGAGCATTCAGTTGGCGGTCGAGGCTGGTCTCGTGAGCGGTCGACACGTCGCCATCGACGGCACGAAAGTGAAAGCCCACGCCTCGAAGCACGCCGCGATGAGCTACCTGCGGATGGGTATCGAGGAGAAGCGTCTGCGCGAGCAGGTCCGTCGTTACTTCGATGAGGTCGAGGCGAACGACCGAGAGGAAGACCGACTGTTCGGCAAAGGCCGCGGCGACGAGCTTCCAGAGTGGCTCGACACAGCCGAGAAGCGTCTCGAGGCGATCAAGAAGGCGAAAAAGGCGCTCGAGGAGCGGGCCCGCCAGAAGGCTGAAGACAAGGATGAGACCAGCACGGACGACGCCCCGAAACCACCCGTCGCCCCGAAGAGGCAGCGCAAGCCCCAGGCTCGCCCAGAGCCCAAGGACCAGTTGAACTTCACCGATCCCGACTCGCGGATCATGCGCAACTCCGACAAAGCCTTCGTTCAAGCCTACAACGCCCAGATCGCGGTCGACAGCGATCATCAGATCATCGTGGCTGCCACATTGACGAACCAGGCCGCGGACAACCCGCATCTCATCCCGCTGGTGAATCAGATGGTCGAGCACATCGGCGTGCCCACGGAGATCTCTGCCGACGCTGGCTACTGGAGCGAAACTAACCTACAGCATCTCGACACGTTCGGCATCGAGTCGTTCATCCCAGCGGAGAAAATACGCCATACCGAGTGGCGTGAGCGAATCGCCCCTCGTGGACGGCCCCCGGCCAACGCGACGAGACGCCAGCGGATGGCCCGCAAGCTGAGCACGAAGCGAGGCCGGGCACGCTACACGCTTCGCCAGACAACAGTCGAGCCTACCTTCGGCCAGATCAAAGAAGGACGAGGCTTGCGCCAGTTCCTGCTGCGCGGTCTCGAGAAGGTTCCTGGGTTATGGCACCTCGAGTGCCTTGTACACAACCTCATCAAGATCTTCAGGGCCGGAGGGCAGTACGCACCGGCGAGATAG